Proteins co-encoded in one Populus trichocarpa isolate Nisqually-1 chromosome 10, P.trichocarpa_v4.1, whole genome shotgun sequence genomic window:
- the LOC7496477 gene encoding protein DEHYDRATION-INDUCED 19 homolog 4 translates to MASDSWVSRFSTSSRRYQTRSDLHEETEAEEDLKAEYLCPFCAEDFDVVGLFCHIDEDHPVEAKNGVCPVCAKRVGMDIVSHITGQHGNFFKVQRKRRLRKGGANSAFSILRKELREGSLQSLLGGSSCFVSSSNTEPDPLLSPFIFNPPGFDEALNAKPLSSVEASSVKGSTTEEFLERKVQQPHLSDKDQEEKSRKSEFVQGLLLSTILDDEL, encoded by the exons atggcttCCGATTCATGGGTTTCTCGCTTCTCAACTTCTTCAAGAAGATATCAGACTCGATCTG ATCTGCATGAAGAGACTGAAGCAGAAGAGGATTTGAAAGCTGAGTATTTGTGTCCGTTTTGTGCTGAGGATTTTGATGTTGTTGGTCTCTTTTGCCACATCGATGAAGACCATCCTGTTGAAGCCAAAAATGGg GTGTGTCCAGTTTGTGCTAAAAGGGTGGGGATGGACATTGTTAGTCACATTACTGGGCAGCATGGGAACTTCTTTAAG GTTCAGCGTAAGAGAAGATTGCGAAAGGGGGGAGCTAACTCTGCATTTTCTATATTGAGAAAAGAACTGCGAGAAGGAAGCTTACAATCCCTTCTCGGTGGATCTTCATGCTTTGTTTCTTCCTCCAATACAGAACCTGATCCATTGCTTTCACCTTTCATATTTAATCCACCTGGTTTTGATGAAGCGCTGAATGCAAAACCTCTTTCTTCTGTTGAAGCAAGCTCAGTGAAGGGGAGTACAACTGAGGAGTTTCTAGAAAG GAAAGTCCAACAGCCACATCTATCAGACAAGGACCAAGAGGAGAAATCCCGGAAATCAGAGTTTGTCCAAGGACTGTTGCTCTCTACCATTCTTGATGATGAGTTATGA